Proteins co-encoded in one Campylobacter jejuni genomic window:
- a CDS encoding sensor histidine kinase — MLKTKNIFIVFFVVLALIFGFIFYTFTNSYLNFLLIKQYKQKIKSLDDVLKFSLLEHLNDANIKDFAKDTRADFIILNNDMKISSVKNPDFFSNLKEGEILNFNSKKILTKSFIYKGYKYIIIVYPRFLDLELFWTKIAIGFGVCLLFVFILMLLLGRRIEKNFNKILDFLDSIGNHKVVILEKGMFKEFNLLNEKLLKTKDKILKNTQKNKKQSDKITLKNTQLASVISAISHELKNPLSVIDLSLEMLKDEKLEDKKLKKELLEKISRQSIKLNALTHKLNFVFNLNSGALQMQEFDLFFLCEKITKNPGFERVVLQGKSTKVKADEFLIEQVIINLLSNALKYSQKEVILTARDQKIIVQDFGKGIEEDKIKLITKKFYKIDVKSDNSFGLGLFLVKKILNIHKSYLEISSTLGHGSSFSFKLSQG, encoded by the coding sequence ATGCTAAAAACTAAAAATATTTTTATAGTTTTTTTTGTTGTATTGGCTTTGATTTTTGGGTTTATTTTTTATACTTTTACTAATTCTTATCTTAATTTCTTGCTTATAAAACAATATAAGCAAAAAATCAAAAGCCTTGATGATGTTTTAAAATTTTCTCTCTTAGAGCATTTAAATGATGCTAATATCAAGGATTTTGCTAAAGATACTAGGGCTGATTTTATTATCCTAAACAATGATATGAAAATAAGTTCTGTAAAAAATCCTGATTTTTTTTCTAATCTTAAAGAAGGAGAAATTTTAAATTTCAATTCAAAAAAAATTCTTACTAAAAGCTTTATTTACAAAGGATATAAATATATTATTATTGTTTATCCTCGTTTTTTAGATTTAGAACTTTTTTGGACAAAAATAGCAATCGGTTTTGGAGTGTGCTTGCTGTTTGTTTTTATTTTAATGTTGTTGCTAGGTAGAAGAATAGAGAAAAATTTTAATAAAATTTTGGATTTTTTGGATTCTATAGGCAATCATAAAGTTGTTATATTAGAAAAAGGAATGTTTAAAGAATTTAATTTGCTAAATGAGAAACTTTTAAAAACTAAGGATAAAATTCTAAAGAATACTCAAAAAAATAAAAAACAAAGCGATAAAATTACTTTAAAAAATACTCAGCTTGCTAGTGTGATTTCTGCTATTTCTCATGAGCTTAAAAATCCATTAAGCGTGATTGATCTTAGCTTAGAGATGCTAAAAGACGAGAAATTGGAAGATAAAAAATTAAAAAAGGAATTACTAGAAAAAATTTCGCGTCAAAGCATTAAGCTTAATGCTTTGACCCATAAGCTTAATTTTGTTTTTAATCTTAATAGTGGAGCCTTGCAAATGCAAGAATTTGATCTTTTTTTTCTATGTGAAAAAATCACTAAAAACCCAGGCTTTGAAAGAGTTGTATTGCAAGGTAAAAGCACGAAAGTTAAGGCTGATGAATTTTTAATCGAGCAAGTGATTATAAATTTGCTTTCTAATGCTTTAAAATATAGCCAAAAAGAAGTCATTTTAACAGCAAGAGATCAAAAAATAATAGTGCAAGATTTTGGAAAAGGCATAGAAGAAGATAAAATAAAATTGATTACAAAAAAATTTTATAAAATTGATGTAAAAAGTGATAATTCTTTTGGTTTAGGACTTTTTTTAGTAAAGAAAATTTTAAATATACATAAAAGTTATCTTGAAATTTCTAGCACTTTAGGCCATGGTTCTAGTTTTAGCTTTAAACTCAGTCAAGGATAA
- a CDS encoding response regulator transcription factor — translation MLKFKILIIEDDVDLNELLVLKLKSSDYEVISLVDFFGVEDLLDNEQIDLLIVDRNLPSGDSLEKIQDLREQGYKEAVIFLTAKALHQDLLEGFESGCDDYVCKPFDFNELLLRIKAILKRHKKEEEKLFFGDFILDLANYEFFYKNQKLEISNLDYELLKCFFENPNTLLTRQFLSESVWKDDTTSDKTINIALTRLRNKFPKLKDHIISVRGVGYKLC, via the coding sequence ATGTTGAAATTTAAAATTTTAATTATAGAAGATGATGTAGATTTGAACGAACTACTTGTCTTAAAGTTAAAATCTAGTGATTATGAAGTTATATCTTTGGTGGATTTTTTTGGAGTTGAAGATTTGCTCGATAATGAGCAAATCGATCTTTTAATAGTTGATAGAAATTTGCCAAGTGGGGATTCTTTAGAAAAAATTCAAGATTTAAGAGAGCAAGGATACAAAGAAGCAGTTATTTTTCTTACAGCCAAAGCTTTACATCAAGATTTACTCGAAGGTTTTGAAAGTGGTTGTGATGATTATGTTTGCAAACCTTTTGATTTTAATGAGCTTTTGCTTCGCATTAAAGCAATTTTAAAACGCCATAAAAAAGAAGAAGAAAAATTATTTTTTGGTGATTTTATTTTGGATTTGGCTAATTATGAATTCTTTTACAAAAATCAAAAATTAGAAATCTCAAATCTTGACTATGAGCTTTTAAAATGTTTTTTTGAAAATCCAAATACCTTGCTTACTAGACAATTTTTAAGCGAAAGTGTTTGGAAAGATGATACTACAAGTGATAAAACAATCAATATAGCTCTAACAAGACTTAGAAATAAATTTCCAAAACTAAAAGATCATATTATAAGCGTTAGAGGTGTTGGCTATAAATTATGCTAA